A single window of Neisseria sp. KEM232 DNA harbors:
- a CDS encoding 2,3-butanediol dehydrogenase: protein MKAARFYDKGDIRIEDIPEPTVAPGTVGINVAWCGICGTDLHEFMEGPIFIPPCGHPHPISGESAPVTMGHEFSGVVYAVGEGVDDIKVGQHVVVEPYIVRDDVPTGPGSNYHLSKDMNFIGLGGCGGGLSEKIAVKRRWVHPISDKIPLDQAALIEPLSVGHHAYVRSGAKAGDTALVGGAGPIGLLLAAVLKAKGLKVIITELSKARKDKAREAGVADYILDPSEVDVVEEVKKLTNGEGVDVAFECTSVNKVMDTLIEACKPTAKMVIVSIWSHPATINVHSVVMKELDVRGTIAYCNDHQETIKLVEEGKINLEPFITQRIKLDELVSEGFERLIHNNESAVKIIVNPNL, encoded by the coding sequence ATGAAAGCAGCACGTTTCTACGACAAAGGCGACATCCGCATCGAAGACATCCCCGAACCCACCGTCGCCCCCGGCACGGTCGGCATCAATGTGGCCTGGTGCGGCATCTGCGGCACCGACCTGCACGAATTTATGGAAGGCCCGATCTTCATTCCGCCCTGCGGCCACCCGCACCCGATTTCCGGCGAATCGGCGCCGGTAACGATGGGACACGAATTTTCCGGCGTGGTGTATGCCGTCGGCGAAGGCGTGGACGACATCAAAGTCGGCCAGCACGTTGTGGTCGAACCTTACATCGTGCGCGATGACGTGCCGACCGGCCCGGGCAGCAACTACCATCTTTCCAAAGACATGAACTTCATCGGCTTGGGTGGTTGCGGCGGCGGCTTGTCCGAAAAAATCGCCGTCAAACGCCGCTGGGTGCATCCGATTTCCGACAAAATTCCGCTTGACCAAGCCGCATTGATCGAACCGCTGTCCGTCGGCCACCACGCCTATGTGCGAAGCGGCGCGAAAGCGGGCGACACGGCACTGGTGGGCGGCGCGGGTCCGATTGGTCTGCTGCTGGCGGCGGTTCTGAAAGCCAAAGGCTTGAAAGTCATCATCACCGAATTGAGCAAAGCGCGCAAAGACAAAGCCCGCGAAGCCGGTGTGGCCGACTACATTCTCGACCCGTCGGAAGTGGACGTAGTGGAAGAAGTGAAGAAACTCACCAACGGCGAAGGCGTGGACGTGGCCTTCGAGTGCACCAGCGTCAACAAAGTGATGGACACGCTGATTGAAGCCTGCAAACCCACCGCCAAAATGGTGATTGTGTCGATTTGGAGCCATCCGGCCACGATTAACGTACACAGCGTGGTGATGAAGGAATTGGACGTGCGCGGCACCATCGCCTACTGCAACGACCATCAGGAAACCATCAAATTGGTGGAAGAAGGCAAAATCAATCTCGAACCTTTCATCACCCAGCGCATCAAACTCGACGAGCTGGTTTCGGAAGGCTTCGAGCGGCTGATTCACAATAACGAATCGGCGGTGAAGATTATCGTCAATCCGAATCTGTAA
- a CDS encoding FixH family protein — MNGQTPKPWYKEPWPWLLMSGPAIVVVAAFVTLWLAASNSSDLVSDDYYKDGKHIDLDIKRDTAAIERGINAQVLISPDGSAVRVYLSGRFENSVPVKLTLMHPAKKEFDQSIVLQKSAAPPSGDKTEFTGRFATLPPTQHWYVRLEDTARIWRVENKWITGQGGSVSLAPVKNLANAAQQR, encoded by the coding sequence GTGAACGGGCAAACCCCTAAACCCTGGTACAAAGAACCCTGGCCGTGGCTGCTGATGTCCGGCCCCGCCATCGTCGTCGTTGCCGCCTTCGTCACCCTCTGGCTGGCCGCCAGCAACAGCTCCGACCTCGTCAGCGACGACTACTACAAAGACGGCAAACACATCGACCTCGACATCAAGCGCGACACCGCCGCCATCGAACGCGGCATCAACGCCCAAGTGCTCATCAGCCCCGACGGCAGCGCCGTGCGCGTCTACCTTTCCGGCCGCTTCGAAAACAGCGTGCCCGTCAAACTGACCCTGATGCATCCGGCGAAAAAAGAATTCGACCAAAGCATCGTCCTGCAAAAATCCGCCGCCCCGCCCTCGGGCGACAAAACCGAATTTACCGGACGCTTCGCCACCCTGCCTCCCACCCAACACTGGTACGTCCGCCTCGAAGACACCGCCCGCATCTGGCGCGTGGAAAACAAATGGATTACCGGCCAGGGCGGCTCGGTCAGCCTCGCCCCGGTGAAAAACCTCGCCAACGCGGCGCAGCAGCGCTAG
- the ccoG gene encoding cytochrome c oxidase accessory protein CcoG encodes MAEQQKNDAANPEPEGGSSPETAAAPSGETKAKPAIKINDAADAKAKPAAKTKAAGKPKEQVIKLYESGKRIHPKKAEGRFAKLRIAAILATQFVFYCIPWFNWSGRQAVLFDIPNRHFFIFNLSFGMADLIYLALLLIICAFGLFWWTTVAGRLWCGYACPQTVYTEIMLWIDHFVEGDRNKRLKLDKEPWNARKIRIKLTKYLLIFAVCAWTGITFAGWFTPIRDFVPALFNGQAGGGALFAAAFYGFVTWLFAHQMREQVCKHMCPYARFQSAMFDPDTLIISYDTERGEPRGARKKNVGRDETDLGDCINCTMCVQVCPVGIDIRDGLQYECIGCAACIDACDDIMDKMGYPRGLIRYTTENVLEHKYGDGDIKKQLLRPRVIGYGAVLAVVVTAFLVGVATRQTLRVDIIKDRGVMVRENSKGWLENAYNLRIINNSEKEQTVTAAVAGFDDIALTGLPEGGVKVGGRETLTIPVQVSTIPEYADKGSHSIEFTFTYREEGSAEGHTITEKSNFIGE; translated from the coding sequence ATGGCCGAACAGCAGAAAAACGATGCCGCCAATCCCGAACCGGAAGGCGGTTCAAGCCCCGAAACCGCCGCCGCTCCGTCGGGCGAAACCAAAGCCAAACCCGCCATCAAAATCAATGACGCAGCCGACGCGAAAGCCAAACCCGCCGCAAAAACCAAAGCGGCAGGCAAGCCCAAAGAGCAGGTGATCAAGCTCTACGAATCCGGCAAGCGCATCCATCCGAAAAAGGCCGAAGGCCGTTTTGCCAAGCTGCGCATCGCAGCCATCCTTGCCACCCAGTTTGTGTTCTACTGCATCCCGTGGTTCAACTGGTCGGGGCGGCAGGCCGTGCTGTTCGACATTCCCAACCGCCACTTCTTCATCTTCAACCTCTCCTTCGGCATGGCCGACCTGATTTACCTCGCCCTGCTGCTGATTATCTGCGCCTTCGGCCTGTTTTGGTGGACAACCGTGGCCGGACGCCTGTGGTGCGGCTACGCCTGCCCGCAAACCGTGTACACCGAAATCATGCTGTGGATAGACCACTTCGTCGAAGGAGACCGCAACAAGCGCCTGAAACTCGACAAAGAACCGTGGAACGCGCGCAAAATCCGCATCAAGCTCACCAAATACCTGCTGATTTTCGCCGTCTGCGCCTGGACGGGCATCACCTTCGCCGGCTGGTTCACCCCCATCCGCGACTTCGTGCCCGCCCTCTTTAACGGACAGGCGGGCGGCGGCGCCCTCTTTGCCGCCGCCTTCTACGGCTTCGTCACCTGGCTCTTCGCCCACCAGATGCGCGAACAGGTGTGCAAACACATGTGTCCCTACGCCCGCTTCCAAAGCGCAATGTTCGACCCCGACACCCTCATCATCTCCTACGACACCGAACGCGGCGAGCCGCGCGGCGCACGCAAGAAAAACGTCGGCCGCGACGAAACCGATTTGGGCGACTGCATCAACTGCACCATGTGCGTGCAGGTCTGCCCCGTCGGCATCGACATCCGCGACGGCCTGCAATACGAATGCATCGGCTGCGCCGCCTGCATCGACGCCTGCGACGACATCATGGACAAAATGGGCTATCCGCGCGGCCTTATCCGCTACACCACCGAAAATGTCCTCGAACACAAATACGGCGACGGCGACATCAAAAAACAACTGCTGCGCCCGCGCGTTATCGGCTACGGCGCCGTCCTGGCCGTGGTCGTTACCGCCTTCCTCGTCGGCGTGGCCACCCGCCAGACCCTGCGCGTCGACATCATTAAAGACAGGGGCGTGATGGTGCGCGAAAACAGCAAAGGCTGGCTGGAAAACGCCTACAACCTGCGCATCATCAACAACAGCGAAAAAGAGCAGACCGTCACCGCCGCCGTCGCCGGTTTCGACGACATCGCCCTCACCGGCCTGCCCGAAGGCGGCGTCAAAGTCGGCGGACGCGAAACCCTCACCATCCCCGTGCAGGTTTCCACCATCCCCGAATACGCCGACAAAGGCAGCCACTCCATCGAATTCACCTTCACCTACCGCGAAGAAGGCAGCGCCGAAGGCCACACCATCACCGAAAAATCCAACTTCATCGGAGAATGA